ATTTgcatttacataatttttggcataaatttcatttattcttAGACTTGGCTCTCAAAAACAGAGAACTAGAGAACtctaaaattaataagaaaaagaaagcacaTGGTCCTCTGCACAATTGTAAAGGATAGGATGGCAGCACTATCCCTTGATTCCAAAAAAACCCTGAACAATAATGTTAGGGCTTGTTTGTTGGGACTATTTTTTGGGATTTCAATTTCCAAAACAATATTTTGCTTATAAAGTTCTTCTCCAGTGACTGGATTGTCTGCCTGCTTTCTCTGTATATTATCAGTTTCTGCCtcattttttgagtttttttattattaattttaatataaattatataaaccaTAGTTATCAGAATCTTTTGATTCATGATTTGAATCTTACAATTCGTTACAATTTGGCTACCTACTGATGCATATCATAAGATGAAATCTTAAATGACTTTATATCTTACAATAGAATGAATTTGTGTAATTTCATATCGTCGATACAACTCACACGCTTCAATGATTTGCtaacttttttaacttttctttcattaattttcgtgaaaaattgaaaattcatgTATGCGTAAATAGTTAAATGAAAAGGAATCGGAGAAAAGCTGAACTTATCCTATTAGATTATTCCACTACTTAAATAGTTAAATGTTTCGTTTCCATTCTTCTACAATAAAGGCCTCACAAACTCaaatataactaataattttgttatataacaCTTCTGTTATGTTCTTTTAAGTAATCAGCTTGATTTCATAACTTTCTGTCTTGATATCTTAAGTAAAGTCTTTGGGGattattgtcttttgagtatatatttattctttcttttgctatcattCCTAGGTTAGAGGGGAAGGGGCTGTAAGTGAGGATGAACTTGCAACAAGCTGGGCAGCCTAAATCCTCCAATGGATATGGCCACCGAAAATCTGAAAGAGAAGGGGCAACTAAATCGGAGAATAAGATTCTGTCTGGGAAATTAAATGCCAACAGATTGGCAAATGCAGGTAAACTTCTGAGCTGCataatgtattattattttatttgtcacaTCATTCAgaatgctgatttttttttgttagttttcacAGGTGCAGTGACTGGCAGTAAAGGTGGCAGTTATGAGAGTCCTTCACATGACCGATTAGTATATGTAACAACATGTCTTATTGGGCACCAGGTGGAAGTCCAGGTGAAAAATGGATCCATATACTCTGGAATATTTCATGCAACAAACACAGACAAAGATTTTGGTATGTTctgttgcatttttttaaattgattttggtcATATCGAAGACTATTGTTTTGAATTATTTCACAGCTAACTGAAGCAAAATAGATAAGCATGCTATTTTGGACAATTATTTCTTTTAggaatattttgttatttcctaTTTCTGGTGATTTTTGGGATTTATCTCATTTCATTAAGACTTTATTCAGGAGTTATTGCTTAATTGGGATTTGACTAGGGTCGTTCTAGATCACTATCTTAATAGACTCCTGCTCCtgttttcataattaattttataggtCATAGAGTATTTGACTTCATTTGATTGTTATATCATCTTGTCATaggaatcattttaaaaatggcTCGTTTAACTAAGGATGGTTCTTTACGAGGACAGAAATCTGGCACAGAATTTGTCAGCAAGCCCCCTTTGAAGATTTTAATTATACCTGCCAAAGACCTTGTTCAAGTTACAGCACAGGTTTGCTACTTTGAACGATTTGCAATTCGCAGAGCACTTTTGTATTTGGTAGTTACTCAAGCTAAATATTTGTAATCTTATTAGTTTTGTCTGGATGCTGTATAGTCAGCTGGGGTTTTTGACAATTTATAATTAGCAGAAGTAGCTTTTTACACATTGCCAACTTGTTTCCTGATGATATTGTTGGTGTGTCAATCATGGCAGGATGTTGCTATTACCAGGGATGGCTTAGCTAATGAATCTCATCATGATATGCATCAGGAAATCATGGTTGATTCATTGATATCTCAATCTCGTCACGTTGATCTAGGGAGAGAATTAAAACCCTGGGTACCTGATGAAGAGGATCCACAATGCCCTGAACTGGAAAACATATTTGATGGCCATTGGAATAGGTTGCTTtcctttataaaataaatttgtgaaCTGTACAAGTATCACTTTCGTTAACATTTTCATGCTCATATGCAAAGTGAGTTGCCCTTATTCTCTTTCAGTACAAAGCTTTTAgtctacattaaaaaaaaaactttaaaataagagTCCAGGGGTAAGTGGTAGATTTCAGAAGTATATTTTTTGGGCTTTCAGTCCATAATCATTTATGAAAGCTAATAAATGTTGCCCAAGGAAGACACATTCTTGATGTAGCAAAAAGGAAATAGGATTTTTGTGGTACATCCTTACTTGTTAAGAGAGGTTTGAGTGAGTATATGGAATTCACTAAAATACTatgattattttctattttcattttttttcagaaGTATATGTTTCATCTctttctaatttcaatttttacacaaaatgtccatttttgtttacattttttttctttttatatttttaaagggGATGGGATCAGTTTGAAACAAATGAGGCATTGTTTGGTGTGAAAAGCACATTCAATGAGGAACTTTATACAACAAAGCTTGAAAAAGGGCCTCAGACAAGAGAATTAGAAAAACAAGCTTTAAGAATAGCAAGAGAAATTGAGGGTGAGGAAACCCAAGATCTTCATCTTGCAGAGGTTCGTGTGGTTTCAATGCTTTTCTTGTTCTCATCTTTCTTTGCTGCTTGTGAGTTTCTGCTGTTTTTGGTATAATTGACTATTTGAATTCCTCAAACTATGTCATTTCTCAACAGGAAAGAGGCCTTCACTTACATGAAGCCTTTGATATTGATGAAGAAACTAGATTCTCTTCAGTCTATAGGGGTAAACATGTTGATGACAGTGGATTTGATGAGGACATACTGTTTGATTCACACAATTCTGAAACTTTTGGTGATGAAACTTTTGGTGGTGTGTTTGGTTCGGTCGTTAAGAGGCCTGGTGAAATAAGTGGTGGAAAAGGAAATGATGGAGCTCGAACATTGGCAAATTCTTCCTCCATGGTATtaaatcaattcatgcatttcattttctaatttttaaaagtgtGGCATTAAGTAATTCTTAATCGTTTGTCAAATTTGGAGGTCAttggcttttcctttttttcttattaaatacTATTGTTAAGTTCTCACATCGATTAGATATGAACAGTGTAGTCCTTAGAAGACTTGGGTAGTTCTCACCTTACAAGTGAGTTTTGTGAGTTGAATTAGGCCTTAAGCATATTGTGTGTATGTGTACCTTATTTTAAGTAAATAGTTTCTTTTAGATTTTCTTGCATTTGGAAAGTCTTTGGTTATCTTAGAGACTATTTCTGGAAAAATAATCACTTATTTTTTCAGCAGCTCTCTCAAAATGTTGgcaaaaataaatgattatttgTGCAAAATAAGCTGAACCAGACATGTACTGAAGACAATGGTTTGCTGTCTCCTGCTTTGCTTCTATATAGTATATTGtggttctttattttaaaatttaaattattagtagTCAGAGTGAGTGTTATGAGTCTCACTAGGGCTAAAGAGTTACTAGCTTTGGTAGAGTTTAATGATATTATTGGATAACTGGTGCTGTAAAGCTGTAAAACTTTATCATGCTATGTGTAATGGTATTCTAACACTGGGGGCTTCTGTAATTAATTTAGTTGGCATGCACCATCAGTGTGAAGAAATTATACATTGACACAGACAGTAAAATTTtgatactatatttttttatttattttaattaatgagaGAATGACATGGTAATCAATAATGCTATGTCAAAATATTAGTGAATGTCAAATGTCAATGTAAAATTACAATGGGGACAGATTTGTTTCGAAGTTTCATAAAGGATTCCTATAAAAGTGAGCTTGGAAATATCAAATTTGCATGTTTGGTATAAGTTTTGGGCAAACATTCCTAAGAATTGTTGATTTCCAGGCATGCAAAATcttcatacttcatatttacTTTGCGTATGATTCTCATGGTGAAAGGTGGGTATCTTACATTCCCATGGGGATGGAAGTTACTTTTTAGAGTAACTACCCTTCCCATTTCATTGTTTCACATTTAtttctactcttttttttaatcaatttttgaattattttttttttcctgaaaccACGAAATACCAATCAAATACATTCATGGGAATGGTTTTCCTAAGCATAATATTTCTGGGAATGAATTCTCAGGAATGCAATTAAACACTTCTTTGTCTTGAAAATCCAAATGTggatgaaataaattaatttggtgAGACAAATAGTGTAAAATTTTCAGATTACTGACTGTGAAAACTACTAGATTAGTAAAATTTTCTTTAGAAAAAATTGGCAAAAAATTGGAACATGACTATTATTTTGAGTGATGTGTTCATGATTAAATTCTGTTTGAACATGTTCTGACAATCCTGATTCTTATACTTTTGAAATTGGTTCAACGTTAACCTTTAACAGTTCTGAGTCTTGTTGGGTAAATGTTGATATCAGTGTTATTTTTGTATGCTTTTGTCCCTCTTACAAAGTAATTTTTTACTTCTAAATACACCGTATTGCTTCCTGTTAATTATGTGTGCAGGATCACACACAATCTTGTCAATCAAATACCTGTGTGGATTTAAGCCGCTCTGGTTCTTATGATCATGCGAAGCAGTTAGCATCGGAACTCCCTGCCAAAAGCTACTCCACATCAGATGGGGAAAGCAGGTGTTTTTGTTGCCCTTTTCTCTTCTGTATCTACTTGCTTTCTCTGTAATGACTTGTATGTTTTCCAACATATGTCATTTCCAAAgttcaaaagcataaatttCATCTTTGTTATGATTTTTCATATCCAACCTTACAGGATTCAGGAGAACTTGAATAGTAATCAACATGGAGACAATGCTATTACCAAGGAAGAAAATCCAATTGTGAGTTGAAGTTTCTGCATTACTACTTCACTTGAGATTTCTATTAATTCTAACACTcccaaatcttatttttattttctttaattgatgCAGCAAGTTGAGGAGGATGTTCAACTGTCAAGATCTGAGGGtctgtaaaatatttttcttagctTCCTCAAATTGAGCATATCTAAAGTGTTGTGCCTGACATGATGCAAATGAAACTAAATCATTCTCATATAAAGGAATATTCTGTTTATTATGAAGTGCTGAAGCTTTCTGTAGTACTCTTCGGTGCTTCTGAATGGCAAATATCACGTACATTCCTCTAATCTTAGCTTAGCAATTTTGGTGCAGATTCACAAGGACCACTCTACTCGAAGAAGGATGGCTCTGATAAAGGGGTATTATCTCCTAATGCCAGTTCTTATGCCCCTTCATCTCATACTTCATCTAAAACTCATGAGAAGATGGGATCACATGGAGATTTGATCGAGGGTTCAGCATCGGGCAAGGCTAATGGGGAAACGAAATCTGTAAATTCACGTGGAATACCATCTGGGTCAGATTTGGTTGGAGGCATTGCAGCATCTTCTGTTCCTGGTTTATCTCCAAGTTCATCAGTTTGTTCACTGTCTTCTGAAAAATCAACTCTGAATCCCAATGCAAAGGTGTGAAAGTTCAAGATTGACTTTTTGAAAAAGGAATATTTTTCACTAGCTGATTctgatattttatattaccgACATATGTCGGAGTTTCCCCCCTTTCATGTTATAAGGAATTCAAGCTTAACCCTAATGCAAAGAGTTTTATTCCATCGCCTGCTCGGCCTCCCACTCCAGTGTCTGATGGTTCCTTCTATTTTCCAACTAACGTAACTACTGTACCAAGTATGCCAGGCATGCCCGTGGGTATTGGAGTAAGTCATTCAGAGCATTTATTGAATATATAGAAGTGCACAGTTATGGGGTGGGGTTATTTCCATAAGGTTTACTGCAAAATTTGACTTTCAGCTTTAGACTAAAAGCATTATCCTGTAGTGCCAATTGACCCAGTTGTTCCACAATCACAACATATctatgttgtgtgttggtgtgCAGGTTATGACTAGCAGTTTGGTTGTCCAATCTTATGgtgtttaaaatttgttttaaaatttctgcTAGTTACTTGTTCTATATAAACATAAATGTCCCATTTTGCTGATTGTGTAAAATAGTTAGCAAAATTGAGTTCGGGTTGGGCTTGGTAAGCTCTTTTCTGCTTTGGTTGTGaacaaatttcattattttgcacATGGCTTGCAGATTGGACCTACTTTTGCTGGGCCACAACCTATCATATATAATCCTCAGGTAGCACAAATGCCGTCTCAAGGATATTTTCATCCGAATGCACCCCAGGTATAAATAATATCACGTGTAGTTTCTCACTGGTGTCTGTTAAGTAAATATTGGTTCTTTTAAGGTAATTGCTTAATATCTCATTGCAGTATGGACAGCTTCTTGGTCATCCTAGGCAATCTTTATACATGCCGAGTTACTTGCCTGTAAGAACTCTCGtactttgattttatttttttatttttttttaaattggttatttattgaaattgtttatattttattttaccattGATTTCCATAACTTAATATATGCTTAATGCTCTACCTTGATGTATCATGCATCTTGGACATTAATTCTTGACACGGTGGAACATGATGTGTCTTCACTTTCGCATATCAAACTGAATTTGAACAATCTTAGCTGTAATCTTATATATACACTAGAGGAACTTTATGTGCTTACTAATGTTCTGGGAATCCTATCTTAAATCGATATTTTACAGGAAATGCAATACAAGGGACGAGATTATTGACGACTTGGCTATTCGTATTCTTGTTGGCAAGTCAAATCCTTGCATGAAAAGAATAAACTAAGTGGTTGTCCTGAAAAGTTTTAAACGAGGATATCTGCAGCTGATGGAAAAATCTCTAAAggcttatattatatattactgCCAGGTTCGCTAATTCTGGGATATAATTTTATGACCTTGTGTTAACCCATACATCTTTTGGGGTTTCTCAGGCTTTGGCCGTGCGATAGATTAACTCAGATTGACCTTTTCCATCCCTCtctttttaactctttaatgccatgaaaaatttactttttataactTTGCTCATTCATCCGACACTCTCCAACCATTGGGTTGTTgccatgttatattttttactggtaaaattcttatatccttttaatgattttatcatttcacaaattattttaattttggatgGCTTTAGATGTGTGGCATTTCAACGTTAATGTATCATCAAACAAACGTGATAATCATGGGTAAATGAATCACTGGAAGATATTGTCACTCAATTGTCAAAAGCATACTGATTACAAATTAGGATTATGGTCAAAGGGAAAAAGGGAGAAATTGAACCGTTTCAAATTATTCagtaattcaaaatttaattttaccttGTTTTTAACAAATCGTCGTTTGTGGATTATTATTCAAACTCAGCGTATCAGGAAAATAAAGATGCTATTTTTTGAAAGTatcattcataaaattataataaaatatcctAGAGCAAACACCACATTAATTGACGAATGATGAGATCTTCctatatttattttccaacttcccaaataaaatatttatttaatgatactTTCAATGATCCTTCTCTCAATTAAGAATTATTAATACTTTCATTTAGATATACACAAGTATTTTAATATGTGCATTATTGtacaaaaatgtttattttatataacttaaatttataataaataattttgtaaatatataatttgtttttgttttggatatatattttagttttaagaaaatagttAACATCTTTAAAGAATGGCAACTATAAACACTCATTTTTAAATAGAGAAGTATCCTCCAAAGTCAGGAGTCAGAGGAGGTGATCGCTGCTCTTTGAAACCAGCCTCACACCTGTGTAGGAGCAAACCTTCACACAAGTTCCATTGTTCAACTCTTAACTTGGAGCGGACAAGCCAGAATAATAACCTGCGCCATGTTCCATCATCTTAGTGCCGAGTTAGCTTTACCCAACTCGGCAAAActagccgatgtgggacttgtcTCTGCTTTAGGTAGGAGTTGTCTAAAGAGTGCTTAGAGTGGTTGGTTTACTTGAATCTATTCGGGCAATAATAAGATAGACGTGAAACTGAAATTCCAAAGTGCATTTAACTTTGTCCTAGCTCAAGATACAGATCATTGATTTGATTAGATTAGATAGAAATATACGTACAATAATCTCAAATTCTAACTCGACCTTTGATTATTtcacaaacaaaattatatggTGCGGACACTGCCCCCTTGTGCAACAAACAATTCTATCTTCTAACCGTTGATTTGGAGACAAAATAATTCCAATGTTCTCCAACTAGATGCGGCCAATTTAATGTTTCCTCGTGAGTTTGGACAAAGGATAATATCTAGACCAGAAGAAGTAGTCAAGTAAGGCTAATTCAGGAGGAACTCTCTTCTCCACTTCGTCCCATATATCAATCAAGAGTATATGTCAATGGCGGTATCCAAATACTGGGCTTGAAGATAAATCATAACcccttatatttattttagtccctTCTGCTCTCTTATCATCTATATGTATTGGATTCTGTTTCTTAGGGCTAAACAAAAGCAGGTTAACAGTTGACTAATATATAAGGATAGGACATCAATTTGACAACATCTTTTTTTGATGTCTTTTTCAATTATTAGTTTActgtttattgaattatgatTGGTAATGTCTTAACAGGCACCTGTTCTGCTGTTCATGCTAGAATTGTTAGCATATACTCTGCATTCTTATCGTGTGTGTAATTTAAGATTGAAAAAGAATCTTTTGGAGTCACTTGtttctccttttccttctttcaaaagttttttttttttttttgtagaataaaaaaaagtggttGACCAAAGTTTAATTGCTTCATCGCTGTTTAATTTGAGCCTTGACTTCATCTGATGTATTGCTTCTGAATGATTTATTAACTCTTAAGTATGAGATGATAAAGAGTGGTGGTTAAATAGCTATTTTTTTCAACATATTGTGCTTTTGTAACTTATTTCCTTCTAATCCTTTGGCGCAAAAAGTGGTCTTGTAAATCGCATAGAATAATATGTTGGGATGACTAAATTATTTAGAGATAAGAAAGAGGAAGGAAGCAATATAATATAGAACACACTTTGGAACATAGGACGGGGAAGAATGGAAGTAACAATCCAATAGAAGtaattttgcttttgaaaaatgttttgtgAACACAAAATTGGAACAATGAAAAGCtgtttcttttacttttaattttggaATGTAGTATTATTAAGATGCATGTatatgaaaaaaagataaagaataacCGAGAGATAATTCAATGTCCAGCACTAATGTACTATGTTCATTTGTTGATGTTTGAATTTTGTGTTATCCTTTCTTGAGTCAATCAccatgcttcctaattcacgtAAGGTTCTTGTTGATAATAATTCATGAATTTATGCTCACTTATTGCATGAATTCTGATTTTGAAACTTTTCTGTAGCCGAATTTCTTTTGCTATAGATTTGATCTTTCTAATTGTATATCTTTTTCGATCTATCCTCTATTGTCTCCATCTTTAAATaaagatttaatatttttttttgaaaaattatcttacaatttatattattaagtgtaaatcaaaatataatttatatagtcaaatttttatttattataaattttaattgtattataataaatatttatcatgatcAATGCATAAGTTAAAGTGataatttacttaaaaataaaattcttaataataaaattttaaaatattatttttgagatgtaataatatattaaatatattttagttcatGTAAATAAGGCAGTGTTCACTTTTAGTCTctccaaaataattaaatagtagcaatagtatataaattattatatgaatttcTGTATAAATAtcaggttttttttattataaattatactatttctttccctctcttaattataatatttgttgtACAATGTAATGTAGAAATAATAGTCCTCTTCTGAAGAGTTAATCAGAAAAGCATGTGGTAGAAGCAGGAAGCATGATGATGAAAGAGTGCGATGCGAAGCGATGCTCCattactatatattttttttttttaaaaaaaaaaacagccaaGAAAGAATAACAACAGGGACAACAAAACGACAAAAGGGAATGCATaaggataaattatttttaactcaaagatttttaaaattagattcttgattttaaaaatgatttttttttcttttaacataaGTTGGGAGGGTGGCAGATGAGTGTAGTTGGTGTGCTAATGCAAAAGAGTCATTGTTTTTAAGACCAACACAAGTAGAA
The nucleotide sequence above comes from Glycine soja cultivar W05 chromosome 11, ASM419377v2, whole genome shotgun sequence. Encoded proteins:
- the LOC114376182 gene encoding polyadenylate-binding protein-interacting protein 3-like isoform X2, encoding MNLQQAGQPKSSNGYGHRKSEREGATKSENKILSGKLNANRLANAGAVTGSKGGSYESPSHDRLVYVTTCLIGHQVEVQVKNGSIYSGIFHATNTDKDFGIILKMARLTKDGSLRGQKSGTEFVSKPPLKILIIPAKDLVQVTAQDVAITRDGLANESHHDMHQEIMVDSLISQSRHVDLGRELKPWVPDEEDPQCPELENIFDGHWNRGWDQFETNEALFGVKSTFNEELYTTKLEKGPQTRELEKQALRIAREIEGEETQDLHLAEERGLHLHEAFDIDEETRFSSVYRGKHVDDSGFDEDILFDSHNSETFGDETFGGVFGSVVKRPGEISGGKGNDGARTLANSSSMDHTQSCQSNTCVDLSRSGSYDHAKQLASELPAKSYSTSDGESRIQENLNSNQHGDNAITKEENPIQVEEDVQLSRSEDSQGPLYSKKDGSDKGVLSPNASSYAPSSHTSSKTHEKMGSHGDLIEGSASGKANGETKSVNSRGIPSGSDLVGGIAASSVPGLSPSSSVCSLSSEKSTLNPNAKEFKLNPNAKSFIPSPARPPTPVSDGSFYFPTNVTTVPSMPGMPVGIGIGPTFAGPQPIIYNPQVAQMPSQGYFHPNAPQYGQLLGHPRQSLYMPSYLPEMQYKGRDY
- the LOC114376182 gene encoding polyadenylate-binding protein-interacting protein 3-like isoform X1, with amino-acid sequence MNLQQAGQPKSSNGYGHRKSEREGATKSENKILSGKLNANRLANAVFTGAVTGSKGGSYESPSHDRLVYVTTCLIGHQVEVQVKNGSIYSGIFHATNTDKDFGIILKMARLTKDGSLRGQKSGTEFVSKPPLKILIIPAKDLVQVTAQDVAITRDGLANESHHDMHQEIMVDSLISQSRHVDLGRELKPWVPDEEDPQCPELENIFDGHWNRGWDQFETNEALFGVKSTFNEELYTTKLEKGPQTRELEKQALRIAREIEGEETQDLHLAEERGLHLHEAFDIDEETRFSSVYRGKHVDDSGFDEDILFDSHNSETFGDETFGGVFGSVVKRPGEISGGKGNDGARTLANSSSMDHTQSCQSNTCVDLSRSGSYDHAKQLASELPAKSYSTSDGESRIQENLNSNQHGDNAITKEENPIQVEEDVQLSRSEDSQGPLYSKKDGSDKGVLSPNASSYAPSSHTSSKTHEKMGSHGDLIEGSASGKANGETKSVNSRGIPSGSDLVGGIAASSVPGLSPSSSVCSLSSEKSTLNPNAKEFKLNPNAKSFIPSPARPPTPVSDGSFYFPTNVTTVPSMPGMPVGIGIGPTFAGPQPIIYNPQVAQMPSQGYFHPNAPQYGQLLGHPRQSLYMPSYLPEMQYKGRDY